A DNA window from Mariprofundus aestuarium contains the following coding sequences:
- a CDS encoding Ppx/GppA phosphatase family protein, which produces MTAEVNCASIDIGSNTFRLLIAKPSDGPLPWQRIDYAHRITRLGEGLHHTGRLSEAGMDRALTTFSEFASLLSKHDVSAEHTFAAATAAMRDAENGQAFAERVKAEAGIHIRIISGVDEARMSLNGACSVLNNATQEDMMLFDIGGGSTEFIRARDKNRIDDISRKLGVVRLVEAHLHSDPPSEHDYNALKAAANEHLQSVEGHWPDHRVPKHLVGTAGTVTTLAAAALDLYPYDAETINNYRMSRADFSALRDRLLSMTHEQRQKIRTIEPGRADLIIAGLAIVDAVMQRWHYDELITVDAGLLEGLWLQVANKA; this is translated from the coding sequence GCGCCTCCATTGATATCGGCTCCAACACCTTTCGTCTGCTCATTGCCAAGCCATCAGATGGCCCTCTGCCCTGGCAACGGATCGATTATGCCCACCGCATCACCCGCCTGGGTGAAGGACTGCATCACACAGGACGCCTCTCAGAAGCGGGCATGGATCGCGCCCTGACAACTTTCAGCGAGTTTGCCTCTCTGCTAAGCAAACACGATGTCTCAGCAGAGCACACCTTTGCCGCTGCCACCGCCGCTATGCGTGATGCTGAAAACGGCCAGGCATTTGCTGAACGTGTAAAAGCTGAAGCCGGTATTCATATCCGGATTATCAGCGGTGTCGATGAAGCTCGCATGTCACTCAATGGTGCCTGCTCTGTCCTCAACAACGCTACACAAGAGGATATGATGCTCTTTGATATCGGTGGTGGCAGCACCGAATTCATCCGCGCCCGAGATAAAAATCGCATTGATGATATCAGCCGCAAACTCGGCGTGGTTCGACTGGTTGAAGCACACCTGCACTCCGATCCGCCATCAGAGCATGATTACAACGCCCTTAAAGCGGCCGCCAACGAACATCTGCAGAGTGTTGAAGGCCACTGGCCTGACCATCGCGTCCCAAAGCATCTGGTCGGCACAGCAGGCACAGTCACCACACTGGCTGCAGCAGCACTTGATCTATATCCCTATGATGCCGAGACGATCAACAACTACCGCATGAGCAGAGCCGACTTCTCCGCCCTTCGTGATCGTCTGCTCTCCATGACTCACGAACAGCGCCAGAAGATTCGCACCATCGAACCAGGCCGAGCCGACCTGATCATTGCCGGCCTGGCCATTGTTGATGCAGTCATGCAACGCTGGCATTACGATGAATTAATCACTGTAGACGCAGGCCTTCTTGAAGGCCTTTGGCTTCAGGTCGCCAACAAGGCTTAG
- the msbA gene encoding lipid A export permease/ATP-binding protein MsbA → MKINASTALYRRLLAFLLPYKGRLGIAVSCMVVLAACTAAVAWMLKPVLDEALSGKNQELIYIIPLVIIGLYLIKGIAYFGQAYMMGYIGQRVIYDLRNMLYERLTSQSLAFFSHRKTGELLARLSYDVTLVQGAVSTAVTALMRDAISIVFLLAVVFIQDWILALIAMLVFPAVIYPIARFGRKMRHATLDGQASMGELTSLLEETVGGIRVVKAFGMEAYEQGRFRKFTGDFLAHQLKVFRVHALSFPIMELLAGFGIAGVLFYGGIRVASGETTAGTLVSFLAALLMLYEPVKRLSRANNEIQQGLASAERIFEVMDEPIHVQDKSDATELASFSESIRFENVGLQYPGSEQKVLDQVDFTVTSGQVVALVGRSGAGKTSLANLVPRFIDATEGRILVDGVDIRDVSQQSLRNQIALVTQEIILFNDTILNNIAYGLEDVDLKRVEEVARAANAHEFIERLPDGYNTLVGERGAILSGGQRQRLSLARALLKDSPILILDEATSALDTESERLVQQAIDLLMQNRTVIVIAHRLSTIRDADCIVVLDKGKVVQSGKHDVLLEEGGIYAELYQLQFSEPESSEVAQSETPELLI, encoded by the coding sequence ATGAAGATAAACGCATCTACAGCGCTCTACCGTCGCCTGTTGGCATTCCTGCTACCTTATAAAGGGCGGCTGGGCATTGCCGTCTCATGCATGGTCGTGCTGGCAGCTTGTACGGCTGCAGTGGCATGGATGCTCAAACCTGTGCTTGATGAAGCGCTCAGCGGTAAGAACCAGGAGCTGATCTACATTATTCCACTGGTGATCATTGGCCTCTACTTGATCAAGGGTATCGCTTATTTCGGACAGGCCTACATGATGGGATATATTGGCCAGCGGGTAATCTATGATCTTCGCAACATGTTGTATGAACGGCTGACGTCGCAGTCACTGGCATTTTTCTCCCACCGTAAAACAGGCGAGCTTCTGGCACGCCTCTCCTATGATGTTACGCTGGTTCAGGGTGCGGTCAGTACTGCTGTCACTGCACTGATGCGTGATGCGATCTCGATTGTTTTTCTGCTCGCTGTGGTGTTTATTCAGGACTGGATACTTGCTCTGATTGCCATGCTGGTATTTCCAGCAGTCATCTATCCGATTGCCCGGTTTGGCCGCAAGATGCGCCATGCTACGCTTGATGGTCAGGCCTCCATGGGTGAGCTGACCAGCCTTCTGGAAGAGACCGTTGGTGGCATACGGGTCGTTAAGGCATTTGGCATGGAAGCGTATGAGCAGGGGCGTTTCCGCAAGTTTACCGGTGACTTCCTTGCCCATCAGCTTAAGGTGTTCCGGGTGCATGCACTCTCCTTCCCGATCATGGAGCTGCTGGCCGGTTTCGGTATCGCCGGTGTGTTGTTTTACGGCGGCATTCGCGTTGCATCAGGTGAAACCACGGCTGGTACGCTGGTATCATTCCTGGCAGCTCTGCTGATGCTTTATGAGCCAGTCAAACGCCTCTCACGTGCCAACAATGAGATTCAGCAGGGGTTGGCCTCGGCTGAACGCATCTTCGAAGTGATGGATGAACCGATTCATGTTCAGGACAAGAGTGACGCCACTGAGTTGGCATCATTTTCCGAGTCGATCAGGTTTGAGAATGTAGGGCTGCAATATCCCGGTTCTGAACAGAAGGTTCTGGATCAGGTCGACTTTACAGTCACTTCAGGACAGGTCGTGGCGCTGGTTGGACGAAGCGGGGCGGGTAAAACATCGCTGGCCAACCTTGTTCCCCGTTTTATCGATGCAACCGAAGGGCGCATCCTGGTTGATGGTGTCGATATTCGCGATGTGAGCCAGCAGTCGCTGCGTAACCAGATTGCACTGGTGACGCAGGAGATCATCCTGTTCAATGACACTATCCTCAATAATATCGCATACGGGCTTGAAGATGTTGATCTCAAGCGGGTGGAAGAGGTGGCCCGTGCAGCCAATGCACATGAGTTTATTGAACGCCTTCCTGATGGTTATAACACCCTGGTGGGTGAGCGTGGGGCGATCCTTTCAGGTGGACAGCGCCAGCGTCTCTCGCTGGCCCGCGCACTGCTGAAGGACTCCCCGATTCTTATTCTCGATGAAGCGACCAGCGCTCTGGATACTGAGTCTGAGCGCTTGGTGCAGCAGGCGATTGATCTGTTGATGCAGAATCGTACCGTGATTGTGATTGCTCATCGCTTGAGCACCATCCGTGATGCTGATTGCATTGTTGTGCTTGATAAGGGCAAGGTTGTACAGAGTGGCAAGCATGATGTTCTTCTTGAAGAGGGGGGCATCTATGCGGAGCTGTACCAGCTACAGTTCAGCGAGCCGGAGTCCAGTGAAGTGGCACAAAGTGAAACGCCTGAGCTGCTGATCTGA
- a CDS encoding N-acetylmuramoyl-L-alanine amidase, translating into MKLITTMFGLIAALTLSLSSASVAMAGDGVVRDVRMWTAPDHTRLVFDLNKQIDYKVFRLHNPERIVIDMEHSVFKANLNGLKLPDPVLQSIRHGKPSANMLRIVMDVKDKVQPRSFLLKPMQGKPHRLVVDLSRPDEARKAAMSAGEPKSKKGLVIAIDAGHGGEDPGAIGPRKLYEKTVTLAVAKELARIVDATPGMKAVLIRSGDYFVPLKRRVYLVRKAKADLMISIHADAVRQRTVEGASVYTLSERGATQDRAARALAAKENAADEVGGVEFDQVDDPMVTQILGDMFRRDSLNSSQILAESIIGKLKGAGPIKYDVPKRARFYVLGAMEIPSVLVELDYISNPAREKKLKSRAHQKKLASALFGASVKFFEKMGRIKSTSDQAAVQPEADSVADQKLYAVNR; encoded by the coding sequence ATGAAGTTAATCACCACTATGTTCGGACTTATTGCAGCGCTTACGCTGTCGCTTTCATCTGCCTCGGTGGCAATGGCGGGCGATGGTGTGGTGCGCGATGTTCGCATGTGGACGGCACCTGATCATACCCGTCTGGTTTTTGATCTGAACAAGCAGATCGATTACAAGGTATTTCGTCTGCATAACCCCGAGCGAATTGTTATCGACATGGAGCACTCCGTATTTAAGGCTAATTTGAATGGCTTGAAACTACCTGATCCAGTGCTTCAGAGTATCCGCCATGGCAAACCGTCGGCCAACATGCTGCGTATTGTTATGGATGTGAAGGATAAGGTGCAGCCCCGTTCGTTTCTCCTTAAGCCGATGCAGGGTAAGCCCCATCGTCTGGTGGTCGACCTCTCCAGACCTGATGAAGCCAGAAAAGCGGCGATGAGTGCCGGAGAGCCCAAGTCGAAAAAGGGATTGGTGATTGCCATCGATGCGGGACATGGGGGAGAAGACCCCGGTGCCATCGGGCCGCGTAAGCTCTATGAGAAGACAGTGACGCTGGCAGTAGCAAAAGAGCTTGCCCGCATTGTTGATGCAACGCCGGGCATGAAGGCGGTTCTGATCCGAAGTGGTGATTACTTTGTACCACTGAAAAGACGGGTTTACCTTGTTCGCAAGGCCAAGGCTGATTTGATGATCAGCATTCATGCCGACGCCGTCCGCCAGCGCACTGTCGAAGGTGCTAGTGTGTATACCCTCTCCGAGCGAGGGGCCACTCAAGACAGGGCGGCTAGAGCATTGGCTGCCAAAGAGAATGCTGCCGATGAGGTGGGAGGGGTTGAGTTCGATCAGGTTGATGACCCGATGGTGACTCAGATTCTTGGTGATATGTTCCGCCGCGATAGCCTGAACAGCTCTCAAATTCTCGCCGAATCGATTATTGGTAAGTTGAAGGGTGCAGGCCCGATCAAATATGATGTCCCTAAACGTGCCCGTTTTTATGTTCTCGGAGCAATGGAGATTCCAAGTGTCCTGGTTGAGCTGGACTACATCTCCAACCCTGCCCGGGAGAAGAAACTGAAAAGCCGGGCGCATCAGAAGAAACTCGCATCTGCCCTGTTTGGTGCCAGCGTAAAATTTTTCGAGAAGATGGGGCGCATCAAGAGCACCAGCGACCAGGCAGCAGTTCAACCGGAAGCAGACTCTGTGGCTGATCAAAAACTGTACGCAGTTAACAGGTAA
- a CDS encoding mannose-1-phosphate guanylyltransferase/mannose-6-phosphate isomerase: MSISVKGIILAGGSGSRLWPLSRQQLPKQFLKLSGAASMLSATIGRLSPLVAKDDVWVVTGESHATGEAFSELEGLNQIMEPCGRNTAPAIAVAAALMQDLSGDDPIMVVLPADHIVADKDAFQACLNKAVEVAQGDRLVTFGIVPTQPETGFGYIQAEASGQGDIQNVLRFVEKPDLENAQRMLDDGNYYWNSGMFVWKASVILEEVEKYIPEMTALLNGMRARWNGGELWQEVVRDSFDKMPDVSIDYGIMEKSQRVSLVPADIGWSDVGSWDAVHEIAEHDVNGNDISGNVLAIDCHNTLLRSERSLIAAIGIEDIIAVETPDAILLCRAGESQRVREIVDSLKLGKERYHLEHVTVRRPWGSYTVLEGRADGYQIKRLEVLPGARLSMQAHQHRSEHWVVVAGTATVTCGELVKTVAKNESAYISIGETHRLENRGKIPLHLIEVQVGDYLGEDDIERFEDIYGRT; the protein is encoded by the coding sequence ATGAGTATATCAGTTAAGGGGATCATTCTGGCCGGTGGATCAGGAAGCCGCTTGTGGCCCCTCTCCAGGCAGCAGCTGCCCAAGCAGTTTCTGAAGCTAAGTGGTGCAGCCAGTATGCTCAGCGCTACGATAGGACGCCTTTCTCCGTTAGTGGCGAAGGATGATGTCTGGGTGGTGACAGGTGAGTCCCATGCGACAGGTGAGGCGTTCTCGGAGCTTGAAGGCTTGAATCAGATTATGGAACCCTGTGGCCGTAATACGGCGCCTGCAATTGCTGTGGCTGCTGCCCTGATGCAGGACCTCAGTGGAGATGATCCGATTATGGTGGTTCTGCCCGCTGATCATATTGTGGCTGACAAGGATGCTTTTCAGGCGTGCCTGAACAAGGCCGTAGAGGTTGCCCAGGGCGACAGACTGGTGACGTTTGGAATTGTTCCAACCCAGCCTGAAACAGGTTTCGGGTATATTCAGGCCGAAGCATCCGGTCAAGGCGATATCCAGAATGTACTGCGTTTTGTTGAGAAACCTGACCTTGAAAATGCCCAACGCATGCTGGATGACGGCAACTACTACTGGAACTCGGGCATGTTTGTCTGGAAGGCCTCAGTAATTCTTGAAGAGGTGGAAAAGTATATCCCAGAAATGACTGCGCTTTTGAATGGTATGAGAGCGCGCTGGAACGGCGGAGAGTTGTGGCAGGAGGTAGTGCGCGACTCCTTTGATAAGATGCCGGATGTTTCTATCGATTACGGCATCATGGAGAAATCACAGCGTGTTTCACTGGTGCCCGCAGATATCGGCTGGTCCGATGTTGGTAGTTGGGATGCCGTCCACGAGATTGCCGAGCATGACGTGAATGGTAACGATATCAGCGGTAATGTGCTGGCCATTGACTGTCATAACACATTGCTGCGCAGTGAACGCAGCCTGATCGCTGCCATTGGTATTGAAGACATCATTGCCGTTGAAACACCTGACGCGATCCTTCTCTGCAGGGCGGGTGAGAGCCAGCGGGTCCGGGAGATTGTTGATTCCCTGAAACTTGGAAAGGAACGATATCACCTTGAGCATGTCACCGTACGCCGGCCATGGGGCAGTTATACGGTGCTTGAAGGCCGTGCTGACGGATACCAGATCAAACGCCTTGAAGTACTGCCTGGAGCACGCCTGAGTATGCAGGCGCACCAGCACCGCTCGGAGCACTGGGTGGTCGTAGCGGGTACTGCCACCGTGACCTGTGGTGAGCTGGTCAAAACGGTTGCCAAGAACGAAAGCGCCTATATCAGCATTGGTGAGACCCATCGTCTTGAAAATCGGGGTAAGATACCGTTGCATCTGATCGAAGTGCAGGTGGGCGATTACCTTGGCGAGGACGATATCGAACGTTTTGAGGACATCTACGGACGAACATAA
- a CDS encoding NTP/NDP exchange transporter, which yields MTKLIAKVWQDMSSPEGVATLRFAIRLFLILLAYYLLKPVREELILDGGSAEIRSYALAAQAAMLLFLVPFYSHIIKHLHGDKLFHIVTIFLAANIGVFYLLGSSGMDIGVPFFIWLGIFSVVQISQFWTMVSDYHCVDKGKRLTSYIAIGGSLGTMIGSMVAKTLYLEMGAYGLMILAIIMLVVAVIMPGAKTDMRKDHHEQSDEESIQHMLGGLKRVMDVPYLRWIAASVVLLNLINSTGEFVLADFVTAENSGSEIGAFYSTFYLYVNIATLVLQAFVVRPLYQAIGVGGALISLAVINLGMYISVLAFPVLAWFAIVKMADNSIDYSVANTTKQILFLPLDRFTRYEGMLAVNTFFTRFGDLIQGGVIFIVISVLALPTMFLVGTNIVLCLLWLFVTVNVSRRFKQWSKNSEGNQEGAA from the coding sequence ATGACGAAACTGATAGCTAAGGTGTGGCAGGATATGAGCAGCCCAGAGGGTGTTGCAACACTCCGCTTTGCTATCCGTCTGTTTCTGATTCTATTGGCATACTACCTGCTGAAACCTGTCCGCGAGGAGTTGATTCTCGACGGCGGTAGCGCCGAGATCAGGAGTTATGCGCTGGCTGCTCAGGCTGCGATGTTGCTGTTCCTAGTGCCGTTTTACAGTCACATTATAAAACACCTGCATGGCGATAAGCTGTTCCATATCGTCACCATCTTTCTGGCAGCAAATATCGGGGTTTTCTACCTGCTTGGTTCATCAGGCATGGATATTGGCGTGCCTTTCTTTATCTGGCTCGGCATTTTTTCGGTTGTTCAGATCTCCCAGTTCTGGACGATGGTCAGCGACTATCATTGTGTGGATAAGGGAAAAAGGCTGACCTCGTATATTGCGATTGGAGGCTCACTTGGTACGATGATTGGCTCCATGGTTGCAAAAACCCTCTACCTTGAGATGGGTGCATATGGGCTTATGATCCTGGCAATCATTATGCTGGTTGTGGCGGTGATTATGCCGGGCGCCAAGACTGATATGCGCAAGGACCACCATGAACAGTCGGATGAAGAGTCGATTCAGCATATGCTCGGTGGGCTGAAACGGGTGATGGATGTTCCCTATCTGCGCTGGATTGCAGCATCAGTCGTACTGCTGAATCTGATTAACTCAACCGGTGAGTTTGTTCTGGCTGACTTTGTCACCGCTGAGAATAGCGGCAGTGAAATCGGTGCATTTTACTCTACCTTCTATCTTTATGTGAATATTGCCACGCTTGTCCTGCAGGCATTTGTTGTCCGGCCACTATATCAGGCGATCGGAGTGGGTGGTGCGCTGATCAGTCTGGCTGTAATAAATCTGGGAATGTATATCTCAGTGCTGGCCTTCCCTGTACTGGCCTGGTTTGCGATTGTTAAAATGGCAGATAATAGTATCGACTATTCAGTGGCAAACACGACCAAGCAGATACTCTTTCTGCCGCTGGACAGGTTTACACGTTATGAGGGCATGCTTGCCGTTAACACCTTTTTCACCCGCTTTGGCGATCTGATCCAGGGTGGCGTCATTTTTATTGTCATTTCTGTGCTGGCCCTGCCAACGATGTTTCTTGTTGGCACAAATATCGTGCTCTGCCTGTTGTGGCTGTTTGTGACCGTGAATGTAAGCAGACGCTTTAAGCAGTGGAGCAAAAACTCTGAGGGAAACCAGGAAGGGGCTGCATGA
- a CDS encoding CotH kinase family protein yields the protein MLKHKMNNLAGAICAVILLPFTALSATDLTFEESHFRYSQEALANAQKEIKVVDIDVSMNNTDARILFLKDPNDKSTFAAGFSIDGEELKGRIKSFGSSTRALRKKSIILKVKGSTWKGYKNIALNSMSSDGSMMRGWMAWEMMRDMGMMVPETNYVRLTINGEFIGYFLYIEWLGNRFLERNGYDSSSELYQASDNTYCGDFRHKSDTEKCWAKLAPRGGDHSSMKAFAKQVQSAPMESFDSFIASSFDDDSLINWIVANTLTSNGDTYNKNYFMIKSGQSKKWKVIPWDYDLTFGQTFDQFVPFPESLFNDRFQYYYTPDLGVFNPMKAKAFLNERLKGKIYKQLKHMIGKEKDGPEKTFGWFSPTVMNARIENLARVLEAGQVKQKHGARSPEAFVEQYDAVSHFGIARPFYLEANLFSTFEWSYRNTPQMKEYIAFTKGEDLYPEDIAKAESDAAIASQKDAEKRALHAKVKEEYHPPGEAKQALDEHEFMAKLLMKPYSGRAATADLGKSLIVYDPGYGYFLTRLDFKSPFKIVDFQTEAEGFKPPMYMFEGVSPDQCIQRSWVLFSRIPSLSSKADVTFEYFDEHSQKNELGGIKNEHKVNLWVHTGENWKPLRTEVNARSNTLTVNNFQINAGRIYRFIACAAAESPLWSVPVNR from the coding sequence ATGCTAAAACATAAAATGAATAATCTGGCGGGGGCTATATGCGCAGTGATACTGCTGCCGTTTACTGCCCTCTCCGCAACAGACCTGACCTTTGAAGAGAGCCACTTCAGGTACTCTCAGGAGGCTCTGGCCAATGCCCAGAAGGAGATAAAGGTCGTCGATATCGATGTCTCCATGAACAATACGGATGCAAGGATACTTTTCCTGAAAGACCCGAACGATAAGTCTACCTTTGCAGCCGGTTTTTCAATTGATGGTGAGGAATTGAAGGGGCGAATCAAGTCGTTCGGCAGTTCTACCCGCGCCCTCAGGAAAAAATCGATTATTCTGAAGGTCAAGGGAAGCACGTGGAAGGGCTATAAAAACATCGCGCTCAACTCAATGTCTTCAGATGGCTCAATGATGCGCGGCTGGATGGCATGGGAGATGATGCGCGACATGGGCATGATGGTTCCCGAAACCAATTACGTCAGGCTGACCATCAACGGTGAGTTTATCGGATATTTCTTGTATATCGAGTGGCTGGGTAACCGCTTCCTTGAACGCAATGGCTACGATTCCTCCAGCGAACTCTATCAGGCAAGCGATAATACCTACTGTGGCGATTTCAGGCATAAATCTGATACAGAAAAATGCTGGGCGAAGCTTGCACCACGTGGCGGAGACCACTCCAGTATGAAGGCGTTCGCAAAGCAGGTTCAGTCGGCACCGATGGAATCATTCGATTCATTCATTGCGAGCTCCTTTGATGATGACTCGCTGATCAACTGGATCGTAGCTAATACTTTGACCAGCAATGGCGATACCTATAACAAGAATTATTTTATGATCAAATCAGGGCAGTCCAAAAAATGGAAGGTGATTCCCTGGGATTACGATCTTACATTTGGGCAGACATTCGATCAGTTTGTACCGTTTCCTGAGAGTCTGTTTAACGATCGTTTTCAGTACTACTACACGCCGGATCTGGGTGTGTTCAACCCGATGAAAGCCAAGGCGTTTCTGAATGAGAGACTGAAGGGCAAGATCTATAAGCAGCTGAAACACATGATCGGAAAAGAGAAAGACGGCCCGGAAAAGACATTCGGTTGGTTCTCACCAACGGTAATGAATGCCCGCATTGAAAATCTGGCAAGGGTGCTTGAAGCTGGTCAGGTGAAGCAGAAGCATGGTGCACGCTCCCCCGAGGCCTTTGTCGAGCAGTACGACGCTGTATCCCATTTTGGTATTGCCAGGCCGTTTTATCTCGAGGCTAATCTGTTTAGCACCTTTGAGTGGTCATACAGGAATACTCCGCAGATGAAGGAGTATATCGCATTCACCAAGGGAGAAGATCTTTACCCTGAAGATATTGCCAAGGCTGAGTCTGATGCAGCTATTGCGTCCCAGAAGGATGCTGAGAAGCGTGCTTTGCATGCTAAAGTCAAAGAAGAGTACCATCCGCCTGGTGAGGCAAAACAAGCACTGGATGAACACGAGTTTATGGCCAAGCTTCTTATGAAGCCATATAGCGGCAGGGCTGCCACAGCTGATCTGGGCAAGTCGCTGATCGTGTATGACCCGGGATATGGCTATTTCCTGACCCGGCTTGATTTCAAGTCACCGTTCAAGATTGTCGATTTTCAGACTGAAGCCGAAGGGTTTAAGCCACCGATGTACATGTTTGAAGGCGTATCTCCGGATCAGTGTATCCAGAGGTCATGGGTGCTGTTTTCAAGGATTCCTTCTCTGAGCTCCAAGGCCGATGTCACCTTTGAATATTTTGATGAGCATTCACAGAAAAACGAGCTGGGTGGCATAAAAAATGAGCATAAAGTCAATCTGTGGGTGCATACAGGGGAAAACTGGAAGCCGTTGAGAACGGAAGTGAATGCTAGGTCCAATACATTGACCGTGAATAACTTCCAGATCAATGCTGGCAGGATCTACCGCTTCATTGCCTGCGCTGCAGCCGAATCACCACTGTGGAGTGTGCCTGTAAACAGGTAA
- a CDS encoding glycoside hydrolase family 113, with protein sequence MSKLVFLLGMLIAIGGCSAKAGNHAAVPHAGSTKATAEKPVAKPAAKRRHYASGSSHETAWRGFNALQTSRVAWNSPGARRSLIKMGAVGANSVALIPFMQQSGPNATDVRAANNVTDVQLIKAIETAHQLGLKVVVKPQILVRGSWAGGIFFSNHDQMELWFKNYSAQLIRYARLSQNLGVEAFVIGTELSQLAKDLPWPELITQLRREFRGVLTYAAHNVEGVERFPYWQQLDVIGISSYPALGDMGEYDEMLAHIELNLYKLSQAVKNHRGKPVWLLEVGMPSAEGSSSQPWEWKSLDKNRHRPDMTMQTAAVAAWLNAIKRLKFVDGVFFWSWYSDPYAGGESDIDYTVQNKPAEIMIRQYWNN encoded by the coding sequence ATGTCGAAGCTGGTCTTTCTTCTTGGGATGCTGATTGCTATCGGGGGGTGTTCGGCCAAAGCAGGCAACCATGCTGCCGTACCTCACGCAGGTTCGACTAAAGCGACGGCTGAAAAGCCGGTTGCGAAGCCAGCTGCGAAACGGCGACACTATGCATCAGGCTCTTCCCATGAGACTGCGTGGCGAGGGTTTAATGCGTTGCAGACATCGAGGGTTGCATGGAACTCCCCTGGAGCAAGGCGTTCGCTGATAAAAATGGGAGCTGTTGGTGCCAATTCAGTAGCTCTGATTCCATTTATGCAGCAGAGCGGTCCAAACGCCACAGATGTTCGGGCTGCAAACAATGTAACCGATGTACAGCTGATTAAGGCCATTGAAACTGCACATCAGTTGGGGTTAAAGGTAGTTGTAAAACCACAGATTCTGGTAAGGGGGTCATGGGCAGGCGGAATATTCTTCAGTAACCATGATCAGATGGAGCTCTGGTTCAAGAACTATTCGGCCCAACTAATCAGGTATGCAAGGTTGTCTCAAAACCTAGGGGTAGAGGCCTTTGTGATTGGAACTGAGCTGTCACAGCTTGCCAAGGATCTGCCATGGCCGGAGTTGATCACGCAACTTCGAAGAGAGTTCAGGGGTGTGTTGACCTATGCGGCACACAATGTTGAGGGGGTTGAAAGGTTCCCTTACTGGCAGCAGCTGGATGTGATCGGTATTTCATCATATCCGGCACTTGGAGATATGGGTGAATATGATGAGATGCTTGCCCATATTGAGCTGAATTTATACAAGCTCAGCCAGGCTGTAAAAAACCACAGGGGTAAACCTGTATGGTTACTGGAAGTTGGCATGCCTTCTGCGGAAGGCTCTTCAAGTCAGCCGTGGGAGTGGAAATCGCTGGATAAAAACAGGCACCGGCCCGATATGACGATGCAGACGGCTGCAGTGGCGGCATGGTTGAATGCGATTAAACGCTTGAAATTTGTCGACGGGGTTTTTTTTTGGAGTTGGTATAGTGATCCATACGCCGGTGGTGAGAGCGATATTGATTATACCGTTCAGAATAAGCCGGCTGAAATTATGATTAGGCAGTATTGGAATAATTAA